One Miscanthus floridulus cultivar M001 chromosome 11, ASM1932011v1, whole genome shotgun sequence DNA window includes the following coding sequences:
- the LOC136493935 gene encoding COP9 signalosome complex subunit 5, translating into MEPTSSASIARQTWELENNIPAAATDPDAMDAIYRYDDSVQARAQQEKPWANDPHHFRRTKISALALLKMVVHARAGGTIEVMGLMQGKCEGDAIIVMDAFALPVEGTETRVNAQADAYEYMVEYSTINKQAGRLENVVGWYHSHPGYGCWLSGIDVSTQMLNQQFTEPFLAVVIDPTRTVSAGKVEIGAFRTYPKDYKPPDEPVSEYQTIPLNKIEDFGVHCKSYYALDITYFKSSLDSHLLDLLWNKYWVNTLSSSPLLGNRDYVAGQIFDLADKLEQAEGQLAHSRFGGMIMPSQRKKEQEESPLAKVTRDSSKITAEQVHGLMSQVIKDILFNSVHPSSKASTSAPDSSGPEPMVEA; encoded by the exons ATGGAGCCCACCTCGTCGGCGTCGATCGCGCGGCAGACGTGGGAGCTGGAGAACAACATCCCCGCGGCGGCCACCGACCCGGACGCGATGGACGCGATCTACCGCTACGACGACTCGGTGCAGGCGCGGGCGCAGCAGGAGAAGCCCTGGGCCAACGACCCGCACCACTTCCGCCGCACCAAGATCTCCGCGCTCGCGCTGCTCAAGATGGTCGTCCACGCCCGCGCCGGGGGCACCATCGAGGTCATGGGGCTCATGCAGGGCAAGTGCGAGGGCGACGCCATCATCGTCATGGACGCCTTTGCGCTCCCCGTCGAGGGCACCGAGACCAGGGTCAATGCCCAGGCCGACGCCTACGAGTACATGGTTGAGTACTCAACTATCAACAAGCAG GCTGGAAGGTTGGAGAATGTGGTTGGCTGGTATCACTCACACCCTGGTTATGGATGCTGGCTGTCAGGAATCGACGTGTCAACTCAGATGCTTAATCAACAATTCACAGAACCATTCTTAGCTGTTGTGATAGACCCCACAAGGACTGTTTCTGCTGGTAAAGTGGAGATTGGAGCTTTTAGGACATACCCAAAAGATTACAAGCCACCAGATGAGCCTGTGTCTGAGTACCAGACTATTCCACTCAACAAGATAGAAGATTTTGGTGTCCATTGCAAATCG TACTATGCTTTGGATATAACTTATTTCAAGTCATCCCTGGACTCTCACCTCCTTGATCTGCTCTGGAACAAATACTGGGTCAACACACTATCTTCATCACCACTTCTGGGCAACAGGGATTATGTTGCTGGACAGATCTTTGATTTAG CTGATAAACTAGAGCAAGCTGAAGGCCAGCTGGCACACAGTCGGTTTGGTGGTATGATTATGCCATCACAACGAAAGAAAGAG CAAGAGGAGTCTCCACTGGCTAAGGTGACACGAGATAGCTCCAAAATCACAGCTGAGCAGGTTCATGGTCTCATGTCACAG GTCATAAAAGACATCCTCTTCAACTCTGTTCACCCGTCAAGCAAGGCAAGCACAAGTGCTCCAGATTCATCCGGTCCTGAGCCTATGGTTGAAGCCTAA